From Maylandia zebra isolate NMK-2024a linkage group LG11, Mzebra_GT3a, whole genome shotgun sequence, one genomic window encodes:
- the rspo1 gene encoding R-spondin-1 produces the protein MQLGLVALAMVFLSSMGHSDVLKLSKARRHRRVSTEGPPSCPKGCDRCSEYNGCIKCKPKLFIFLERNDIRQIGVCLASCPMGYFGMRNPEGNNRCTQCKIDNCEACFNRNFCTKCKEGLYSHSGRCYVSCPPGQRTVNETMECVGQRASECELGEWSQWGSCMKKNKTCGFRKGTQSRVRVPLPQVHSPDTSPAFVPSQTCAAETERRKCVVTKTPCVRERKSKGDRQDDTNRREKENARGRGQDSRGGGGGGKRRKGQSRTTTAPSITTSSVT, from the exons ATGCAGCTGGGACTGGTGGCGCTGGCAATGGTCTTTCTCAGCTCCATGGGTCACAGTGATGTTCTGAAGCTCTCCAAGGCGAGACGGCATAGACGTG TCAGCACTGAGGGGCCCCCGTCTTGCCCCAAAGGCTGTGACCGATGTTCTGAGTATAACGGCTGCATTAAATGCAAGCCCAAGCTCTTCATCTTCCTGGAGCGCAATGACATCCGTCAGATAGGCGTGTGCCTTGCCTCCTGCCCCATGGGATACTTTGGCATGAGGAACCCCGAAGGCAACAATCGATGCACCC AATGTAAAATAGACAATTGTGAAGCGTGTTTCAATCGCAATTTTTGCACAAAATGTAAGGAGGGCTTGTATTCACACAGTGGGAGATGTTATGTCAGCTGCCCTCCAGGCCAACGCACCGTCAATGAGACCATGGAGTGTGTCG GTCAACGTGCCTCAGAGTGTGAACTGGGTGAGTGGAGCCAATGGGGTTCCtgtatgaagaaaaacaaaacatgcggATTTAGGAAAGGCACGCAGTCCCGGGTTCGTGTGCCCCTTCCGCAGGTTCACAGTCCGGATACCTCCCCTGCTTTTGTACCCTCGCAGACCTGTGCTGCCgagacagagaggaggaagTGTGTCGTGACCAAAACGCCGTGTGTGAGGG agagGAAGAGTAAAGGAGACCGACAAGACGATACAAAcaggagagaaaaggagaatgCACGTGGGCGAGGACAAGATAgtcgaggaggaggaggaggaggaaagcgGAGAAAAGGCCAGAGCAGGACGACCACTGCTCCCAGCATCACAACCAGCTCTGTCACCTAA